In the genome of Candidatus Margulisiibacteriota bacterium, the window CGGAAGAGACCCTCGTCCTGGCCAGACTGGCATTCGACACCTGCTTTTGGCCGGTCTACGAAGTGGAGAACGGGGTCTACAAAATTTCCAAGCCCAAAGAGAAAAAACCTGTGGTAGAATACCTAAAGACCCAGGATCGGTTCCGGCACCTGTTCAAGCCCGGCAATGAGCAGCTGCTGGCAAGCATCCAATCCGAGGTTGACCGGCGCTGGGTGCAGCTGTTGGCCAAGGAGGAGAAAAAAGCATGAACAAGAAGCAGTTAGCCGGCAAGGTTGGCGAGAAAATGGACCTCTCCAAAGCCGAGGCGGAGCGGATCATTGACGCCACGCTCGAAGAGATCACGGCCGCGCTCAACAGCGGCCAAAAGGTCCGCCTGGTCGGTTTCGGCAATTTCGTGGTCCGCAAGCGGAAGGGCCGGGTAGGCCGCAATCCGCAGACCGGCGCGACGATCACCATCGGCGAATCGCGCTGCCCCGCTTTTGTCCCCGGGATCAACCTGAAAAAGACCGTCAAGGGTAAATGACCCCCTCGGCCAAAGAACGCTCCGTTCCCTTTGGCGACAAAGAGATCTTTGAAGAGATCCTCAAGCTGCTCAACATCCTCCCGTTAGACATCCAAAAGGTCTTAAAAGAATCGGACGATCTGTCGTCCCTGGTCGAGGTCGTGCTGGACCTGGGAAAGCCGGCCGAGGCGCGTTTTGCCAAAAGAACGATGATGATCGGCGGGACCGTTAACCAGGGAGATATCGACTATGTTACCGCCCGGGTCGGCCAGTTTTCCGGCGACAACCGGGCCGGGATCGAACGGACGCTCCACCGGATCTCCGCCATCAGGAACCGGCTGGGCAAGATCATCGGCCTGACCTGCCGCGTCGGCCGGGCGGTTTACGGCAACAACGACATCATCCAGGACGTGATCGAATCGGGCAAAAATATCCTCTTCATGGGGCCGCCCGGGATCGGCAAGACCACCAAACTGCGCGAAGCCGCCCGCATCCTCTCCGACAAGTTCGGCAAGCGGGTGATCGTGGTCGATACCA includes:
- a CDS encoding HU family DNA-binding protein, producing the protein MNKKQLAGKVGEKMDLSKAEAERIIDATLEEITAALNSGQKVRLVGFGNFVVRKRKGRVGRNPQTGATITIGESRCPAFVPGINLKKTVKGK